A window of the Jeotgalibacillus aurantiacus genome harbors these coding sequences:
- a CDS encoding DUF1659 domain-containing protein, translating into MANAHVMDIRLRLVFDAGFKDGKPVFKRRTYSRVRSGATADQLFYTGSALASLSQHNLLDIDRLETSSILEV; encoded by the coding sequence ATGGCAAACGCACACGTAATGGATATCCGTCTGAGACTTGTTTTTGACGCAGGATTCAAGGACGGCAAGCCGGTTTTCAAACGCAGAACATACAGCCGCGTACGTTCTGGCGCAACTGCTGATCAGCTGTTTTACACAGGATCTGCACTCGCTTCATTAAGTCAGCACAACCTGCTGGACATCGACCGTCTCGAAACCTCATCAATTCTTGAGGTGTAA
- a CDS encoding DUF2922 domain-containing protein → MDKTLELIFITSEGSTTSLSVDGPAEPIDPAAVQTAMQTIIDQNAFVSTSGSLVGIKSARVLTRGVEPVDFAL, encoded by the coding sequence TTGGATAAAACGTTAGAGCTTATCTTCATCACGTCTGAAGGCAGCACGACTTCCCTTTCAGTCGACGGACCTGCTGAACCGATCGATCCCGCCGCTGTACAAACAGCGATGCAGACGATCATTGACCAAAACGCTTTTGTTTCCACATCCGGCAGCCTGGTCGGGATCAAAAGTGCCCGCGTTCTTACGCGCGGAGTTGAACCTGTAGATTTTGCATTGTAA
- a CDS encoding DUF6005 family protein, with protein sequence MIKVHCFVSCVCEAIKRHHEADHRPFYFGVWDADFAVTDDYQLRYHAESVSHDFFKSWYETLYKIEIIEWFDKAKPKQDNVQSFLELIDHKPKDRNVMVMLDLSRIPSRENKFHEPEFPHYVMIEKTDDPDQWMMYDPDFRWEGVLAKEEVLHAIESPVAQGGFYFDAAGIQPASDDAVRAYFGTCLKENQNPFTEAIKSIVEAYSTGDMRKHREQLSDAIHQIPVLTIRKYAYEHAFAFFSHALSISEDQFERWCDEIEELIQGFRALHFHAIKYAKTGSDKILADLYERIDRQHHREYAIKKSLLTCFRKWEQQTSTIKEYAG encoded by the coding sequence GTGATAAAAGTGCATTGTTTTGTCAGTTGTGTATGTGAAGCAATCAAACGTCACCATGAGGCTGACCACCGTCCCTTTTATTTTGGTGTGTGGGATGCGGACTTTGCCGTAACGGATGACTATCAGCTCCGTTACCATGCAGAAAGCGTCTCTCATGATTTCTTTAAAAGCTGGTATGAAACGCTTTACAAAATCGAAATCATAGAATGGTTTGATAAAGCTAAGCCAAAACAAGACAACGTTCAGTCCTTTCTTGAATTAATTGATCATAAACCAAAAGACCGCAATGTCATGGTCATGCTTGATTTATCAAGAATTCCATCGCGGGAAAATAAATTTCATGAACCTGAATTCCCACATTACGTCATGATCGAAAAAACGGACGATCCTGACCAGTGGATGATGTATGATCCGGATTTCAGATGGGAAGGTGTTCTCGCGAAAGAGGAAGTATTGCATGCGATTGAGTCGCCAGTTGCACAGGGTGGTTTTTATTTTGATGCAGCCGGGATTCAGCCTGCTTCAGATGACGCAGTCCGTGCTTACTTCGGCACATGCCTGAAGGAAAATCAAAATCCGTTTACAGAAGCCATTAAATCCATTGTTGAAGCTTATTCAACAGGTGATATGCGGAAGCACCGTGAACAATTAAGTGATGCGATTCATCAGATTCCGGTGCTCACGATTCGCAAATATGCCTACGAACATGCTTTTGCTTTTTTCAGTCATGCGCTTAGTATTTCTGAGGATCAGTTTGAACGCTGGTGTGATGAGATTGAAGAGCTGATCCAGGGTTTTCGGGCACTCCATTTCCATGCGATCAAATACGCTAAAACAGGCTCTGACAAAATACTTGCTGATCTTTATGAAAGAATCGATCGGCAGCATCATCGAGAATACGCAATCAAAAAGTCTTTATTAACATGTTTCAGAAAATGGGAACAACAAACTTCCACGATAAAGGAGTACGCAGGATGA
- a CDS encoding sugar phosphate isomerase/epimerase family protein: MKLSLCTISYRHHLRSLPNIASFATSNGFDSLELWGIHAKNLNPLCDPSKLNGIKISMISDYLPLDGNLSDLYKKTDELIALAEKWETSRIRTFASTKGSESVLPAERKEITGRLRDICTRLPEGQKLLIETHPGTLADTLDSTLKLIEEVRHPAFHINFDVLHVWESGVDPIEAFNQLEPYIDHLHLKNIANRSLLHVFNPANVYAAAGSREGMVPLFEGAVDYTHFFEQLGSRLDSLTGSLEWFGPDPDTVLKHDSQLIQNAGKLMSVK; this comes from the coding sequence ATGAAACTGTCACTTTGTACGATCAGCTATCGCCATCACCTTAGATCGCTGCCCAATATCGCTTCCTTTGCAACATCCAACGGTTTTGATTCCCTTGAATTGTGGGGCATCCATGCGAAAAACCTTAATCCGCTCTGTGACCCTTCTAAGCTAAATGGAATCAAAATCAGTATGATCAGTGACTATTTGCCGCTGGATGGGAACCTCAGTGATTTATATAAAAAAACGGATGAGTTAATCGCGCTTGCAGAGAAGTGGGAGACTTCAAGGATCAGGACTTTTGCGAGCACAAAAGGAAGTGAGTCCGTTCTGCCTGCTGAAAGGAAAGAAATCACAGGAAGGCTGAGAGATATTTGTACCCGGCTACCGGAAGGACAAAAACTCCTGATAGAAACGCATCCGGGAACACTCGCGGATACTCTGGACTCTACTTTGAAATTAATCGAAGAGGTGAGACATCCTGCATTCCACATCAACTTTGACGTGCTTCACGTATGGGAGTCAGGAGTTGATCCAATAGAGGCATTTAATCAACTTGAACCCTACATTGACCATTTGCATTTAAAAAACATAGCCAACCGTTCTCTTCTGCACGTGTTTAATCCCGCAAACGTCTATGCAGCAGCCGGCAGCCGGGAAGGAATGGTCCCATTATTTGAAGGAGCAGTTGATTACACACACTTCTTCGAACAACTCGGGTCCAGACTCGATTCACTCACAGGGAGCCTTGAATGGTTCGGCCCGGATCCTGACACCGTGTTAAAACATGACAGCCAGCTCATTCAAAACGCAGGAAAATTGATGAGTGTAAAATGA
- a CDS encoding IucA/IucC family protein — translation MNRSEKRVIRQLLEALLFEKLIPYKFNEDEFCMTCQDGSEMIVHGRKSAFGRIRLDIETIRGTDGTLTFKKILDALSIDDRFSDELKRTANFSADSPVSDHRRKQTGDRLDSALSEGHPYHPSFKSRIGFSKKDHRCFGPEHGQSFPVMIAAFPKENSKQSFADEQSFFRKEFGEKAEYWLKQCPDSHALMPVHPWQWQRFEHELGAEGVTPIGFTDQHYFASQSVRTLWHPKQNHLKLSMNMKQTSSLRTIKPENALAAPHISDWLSGIVQSDPDLAGVKMLKEYASCAYESTRFSDGEFSAIWRERPESFCIGNEYVVPMNALAVVEADDLYPGHWLNRYGAVAWVRQLVQCFVIPVLHLLIKHGVAIEAHAQNSLLVLEDGWPKRIMLRDFHDSVEYCHGFLADPAALPDFDRIHPSFNNWELNEYYEMTSPDLLTELITDTLFVYHLSDFSYALERHQYMKENRFWEIVHDEIGKWLQRHPDCQKRVNVAGLLKINWTAESLLAAKWGVDQKIIVHNPFADQRERLIQHVSGRSKVIFNS, via the coding sequence GTGAATCGGTCAGAGAAAAGAGTGATCAGGCAGCTACTCGAAGCGCTGCTTTTTGAAAAGCTGATCCCTTACAAGTTTAATGAGGATGAATTTTGTATGACTTGTCAGGATGGTAGTGAAATGATCGTTCATGGGAGAAAAAGTGCTTTTGGACGAATCCGCCTTGATATTGAGACGATAAGAGGAACAGATGGAACGCTGACATTTAAAAAAATATTAGACGCTCTTTCCATTGATGACCGCTTTTCAGATGAACTCAAAAGAACCGCGAACTTTTCAGCAGATTCGCCGGTTTCTGATCATAGGCGTAAACAAACCGGTGACCGTCTTGATTCTGCACTTTCTGAAGGTCATCCTTACCACCCCTCTTTTAAATCGAGAATCGGATTTTCAAAGAAGGATCACCGCTGTTTTGGACCGGAGCACGGTCAGTCATTCCCTGTAATGATCGCGGCTTTTCCGAAAGAAAATAGCAAACAAAGCTTTGCTGATGAACAGTCATTTTTCCGTAAAGAATTCGGAGAAAAGGCGGAATACTGGCTTAAGCAATGTCCGGATAGTCATGCGTTAATGCCTGTTCACCCCTGGCAATGGCAACGCTTTGAGCATGAATTGGGAGCTGAAGGTGTGACCCCGATTGGATTTACGGATCAACATTATTTTGCATCTCAATCTGTTCGGACACTATGGCATCCCAAACAAAATCATTTAAAGCTTTCAATGAATATGAAGCAGACTTCATCACTGCGCACGATTAAGCCGGAAAATGCATTGGCAGCACCACATATTTCAGATTGGCTTTCGGGAATTGTTCAAAGCGATCCTGATTTAGCGGGAGTAAAAATGCTGAAAGAATATGCGTCATGTGCTTACGAATCTACCCGTTTTAGTGATGGGGAATTCAGTGCAATCTGGAGAGAGCGGCCTGAGTCATTCTGTATTGGAAATGAATATGTCGTTCCGATGAACGCACTCGCTGTTGTGGAAGCAGATGATCTATATCCGGGTCACTGGCTCAATCGTTATGGAGCGGTAGCCTGGGTCCGGCAGCTGGTTCAGTGTTTTGTTATTCCGGTGCTGCATCTTCTGATCAAACATGGGGTAGCGATCGAAGCGCATGCGCAAAACAGTCTGCTTGTACTGGAAGATGGCTGGCCAAAGCGGATCATGCTGCGTGATTTTCATGATAGTGTGGAATATTGTCACGGCTTTCTTGCTGATCCTGCTGCTTTACCTGACTTTGACCGTATTCATCCATCCTTCAACAATTGGGAACTGAATGAATATTATGAAATGACCTCTCCTGACCTATTAACCGAGCTGATAACAGATACCTTATTTGTTTACCATCTGAGCGATTTCAGTTATGCATTGGAACGTCATCAGTATATGAAGGAAAACCGGTTCTGGGAAATCGTCCATGACGAAATTGGAAAATGGCTTCAGCGTCACCCTGACTGTCAAAAAAGAGTGAATGTTGCAGGGTTATTAAAAATAAATTGGACAGCTGAATCACTTCTCGCAGCGAAATGGGGAGTGGATCAAAAAATCATCGTACATAATCCGTTTGCAGACCAGAGAGAAAGGTTGATCCAACATGTTTCAGGTAGATCAAAAGTTATATTCAACAGCTGA
- a CDS encoding IucA/IucC family protein: MMNAKQKANAASFQAFMNSYVREAENTVWLSDLERQTLSDIPFSQRSKWLKAGEFLIEVPYYSLTGGHTYGRLYHYTAGRWSSAEPLQVMIALCQKLHVLTGHCSHYDDLLFRLLDSWRAMELTVKAYLKHPIESHPSRFSFIQSEQSIPFGHWMHPTPKSRQGVSEWQYPAYVPEMKSSFQLSLFAVNERIVHQESSRLQSSAEQISAMFPEIKLKENEILFPLHPLQADYLLQQDWVKKAINHCQIRFLGRQGAAFYPTSSFRTLYHPSSDVMIKGSIPVQLTNSLRVNKRHELTAGVIMSRYIHRTRIQERFPTLSFIHDHSALTVQSDQQESGFELILRDNPFRHQKGIVSLAFLVQDPVGETSYMKKLILSLQEPREELAVTVEKWFLTYLEQVIYPFIRLYDEEGIALEAHQQNVLIDISTGLPKKAYFRDNQGFYLSNQKRSNMMLSLPEMKQLQEEFFDEGEIEPRFTYYLFINHLFAVINRLGKDGLITEKALLRITVDKLHDYAAASTGSANRWIKHILTEPELPFKANLMTRLQNIDELEAVAEKAVYSSLPNPLLKGGIKGESVREKSDQAATRSAAF; this comes from the coding sequence ATGATGAACGCAAAACAAAAAGCGAATGCAGCCTCTTTTCAGGCGTTTATGAACAGCTATGTCAGAGAGGCAGAGAACACTGTCTGGCTGTCAGATCTGGAGAGACAAACACTGAGTGACATTCCGTTTTCTCAACGGTCAAAATGGCTGAAGGCTGGAGAGTTTTTGATTGAAGTTCCTTACTATTCCTTAACAGGTGGCCATACATATGGGCGGCTGTATCACTATACTGCAGGGAGGTGGAGCTCAGCAGAACCTCTTCAGGTCATGATTGCGCTATGTCAAAAGCTGCACGTGCTCACAGGCCACTGTTCTCATTATGATGATCTGCTGTTCAGGCTACTTGATAGCTGGCGGGCAATGGAGCTGACAGTGAAGGCTTATTTAAAACATCCAATAGAGTCTCACCCATCGCGTTTTTCATTTATCCAATCAGAGCAGAGTATACCTTTTGGTCACTGGATGCACCCGACACCAAAAAGCAGGCAGGGGGTTTCAGAATGGCAGTATCCTGCATATGTTCCTGAAATGAAGAGCTCCTTTCAGCTGTCTTTGTTTGCGGTGAATGAGCGAATCGTTCATCAGGAGTCCAGTCGATTACAGTCATCAGCTGAACAAATCTCAGCGATGTTTCCTGAAATCAAATTGAAGGAGAATGAAATCCTTTTTCCATTACATCCTCTGCAGGCTGACTATTTGCTGCAGCAGGATTGGGTAAAAAAAGCGATCAATCATTGTCAGATCCGGTTTCTTGGAAGACAGGGAGCTGCCTTTTATCCGACTTCGTCGTTCAGAACGCTTTATCATCCTTCAAGTGATGTGATGATAAAGGGCTCAATACCAGTACAGCTCACCAATTCACTCCGTGTGAATAAGCGGCACGAGCTGACAGCTGGTGTGATCATGTCCCGCTACATTCATCGAACGCGGATTCAGGAGCGTTTTCCAACCTTGTCTTTTATTCATGATCATTCTGCACTGACCGTCCAATCTGACCAGCAGGAATCCGGTTTCGAACTGATTTTGAGGGATAACCCGTTCCGTCATCAAAAAGGGATCGTTTCTCTGGCTTTTCTTGTGCAGGATCCCGTGGGTGAAACGAGTTATATGAAAAAGCTGATCCTGTCTTTGCAGGAACCGAGGGAAGAGCTGGCGGTTACGGTGGAAAAGTGGTTTCTCACTTATCTGGAACAGGTGATCTATCCATTTATCCGTCTGTATGACGAAGAGGGAATTGCCCTTGAGGCCCATCAGCAGAATGTTCTCATTGATATTTCAACAGGGCTTCCTAAAAAGGCCTATTTCCGTGATAATCAGGGCTTTTATTTATCGAATCAGAAACGCAGTAACATGATGCTGTCACTGCCTGAGATGAAACAGCTGCAGGAGGAATTTTTTGATGAGGGTGAGATTGAGCCCCGTTTCACTTATTACTTGTTTATCAATCACTTGTTTGCGGTGATCAACCGGCTCGGCAAAGATGGACTGATCACGGAGAAAGCATTGCTGCGGATCACTGTGGATAAACTACATGACTATGCAGCTGCATCCACAGGCTCAGCGAACAGGTGGATCAAGCATATTTTGACTGAACCGGAACTTCCTTTTAAAGCGAATCTGATGACGAGGCTCCAGAATATTGATGAGCTTGAGGCAGTTGCTGAAAAAGCGGTTTATTCCAGTCTTCCTAATCCATTGTTAAAAGGAGGGATCAAGGGTGAATCGGTCAGAGAAAAGAGTGATCAGGCAGCTACTCGAAGCGCTGCTTTTTGA
- a CDS encoding AMP-binding protein encodes MFQVDQKLYSTADIEKRFSYYEQLNWLKEHRNSGIAVRLEDTGEWLTFLLYARKHRLSLLPLHKDETADRSQRLSDNAGCSVLIDGTIEEARVLNESAGKTAYGLHFFSSGTTGEPKRISRSWEEIETELKSYRMAFPLSEETRSIVACPVTHAYGMLCGFLAGIDRGTTPVVITTLNPSYVLSAVRQYPHSILYAAPAYLHAIVRLSKEKIPAVMMSGTSLPVKWLEQIKQKSTHVLQQYGCSEAGCVSIADHVKEPGHIGKTLPHVQITGGTASNPAEMIIHLKDKMIPSGDLGWQDANGDWHFSARLDDMINVAGRNVYPADVEEVLLRHEEVEEAVVFKKGDDWSGERVCVCIKGTRAEGDVKAFCRPFLSSYQLPKEWHFVDTIPTLPNGKISRRQLGVML; translated from the coding sequence ATGTTTCAGGTAGATCAAAAGTTATATTCAACAGCTGATATAGAAAAAAGATTTTCCTATTATGAACAGCTCAATTGGCTTAAAGAACATCGAAACAGCGGGATTGCTGTCAGGCTTGAGGATACGGGGGAATGGCTTACTTTTCTACTGTATGCGAGAAAGCATCGACTCAGCCTGTTGCCGCTTCATAAGGATGAAACAGCTGATCGGTCCCAACGCCTCTCCGACAATGCGGGTTGTTCCGTTCTAATAGATGGAACGATAGAAGAAGCCCGCGTGCTGAATGAAAGTGCTGGGAAAACAGCATATGGCCTCCATTTTTTCAGTTCCGGAACAACAGGTGAACCAAAAAGAATCAGCCGGTCATGGGAGGAGATCGAAACAGAGCTGAAAAGCTATCGGATGGCTTTTCCACTTTCTGAAGAAACGCGTTCCATTGTCGCGTGCCCGGTTACACATGCTTATGGCATGCTGTGCGGTTTTCTGGCAGGTATTGACCGCGGAACCACACCCGTTGTCATCACAACATTGAATCCGTCTTATGTGCTCTCAGCGGTGCGTCAATATCCTCACAGTATTTTGTATGCAGCACCTGCCTATTTACATGCGATCGTCCGTTTATCAAAGGAAAAGATTCCAGCTGTTATGATGTCCGGAACGTCTTTGCCTGTTAAATGGCTGGAACAGATTAAACAAAAATCCACTCATGTGCTTCAGCAGTATGGCTGCTCTGAAGCGGGATGTGTGTCGATCGCTGATCATGTTAAGGAGCCGGGCCATATCGGAAAAACGCTGCCGCACGTGCAGATCACCGGTGGTACAGCATCAAATCCTGCTGAGATGATCATTCATCTAAAAGATAAAATGATCCCATCAGGAGACCTCGGCTGGCAGGACGCCAATGGTGATTGGCATTTTTCAGCCCGGCTGGACGATATGATCAATGTCGCCGGCCGAAATGTGTATCCGGCGGATGTTGAGGAAGTCCTCCTGCGACACGAAGAGGTGGAAGAAGCGGTCGTCTTTAAAAAAGGAGATGACTGGAGCGGGGAAAGAGTATGTGTCTGTATCAAAGGAACGAGGGCTGAAGGTGATGTGAAGGCTTTTTGCCGTCCGTTTCTCAGCTCCTATCAGCTGCCAAAAGAGTGGCATTTTGTTGACACGATTCCTACTCTTCCAAATGGAAAAATCAGCCGCAGGCAGTTAGGAGTGATGTTATGA
- a CDS encoding acyl carrier protein: MKTAKQLEQLVVRLIVETFNRHHPEEIDTRSDLQDDLGLDSVMMLHLIVEIELTTGLEIPDECLSVENLKTVQSLVQLMEERQMEEIK, translated from the coding sequence ATGAAAACAGCAAAACAACTGGAGCAACTGGTCGTGAGGTTGATTGTCGAAACTTTTAACCGGCATCATCCAGAAGAAATCGATACAAGATCTGATTTACAGGATGATCTCGGTCTTGATTCGGTCATGATGCTTCATCTGATTGTAGAGATAGAGCTTACAACTGGACTTGAAATCCCCGATGAATGCCTGAGTGTGGAAAATCTTAAAACCGTTCAGTCACTCGTTCAACTGATGGAAGAACGTCAAATGGAGGAAATCAAGTGA
- a CDS encoding putative RNA methyltransferase has product MKLKKREAAALRIRESFPHLTCPVCQEKLTVNETSLICTNRHQFDIAKNGSLHLMKKSVKTNYTKELFQARRYLMDEVGFFRPVTDQIVHVLHGKKELTILDAGCGEGTHLTYILKKCIENQFTGIGMDLAKDGIQTAASHDESALWITADLAKAPVENESIDVILNILSPANYREFSRLLTKSGRVIKVVPRKDYLKELRHHYFSEEYSKEETTAAFYDQFDVVDKITVQHTQQLDHAGINALVKMTPLSWRADHDKVQSFLDKTMAEMTIDVDILIGVKKVEQVVSE; this is encoded by the coding sequence ATGAAATTAAAGAAAAGAGAAGCAGCCGCACTCAGGATCCGGGAATCCTTTCCACATTTAACATGCCCGGTCTGTCAGGAAAAGCTTACAGTGAACGAAACATCTCTCATCTGTACGAATCGGCATCAGTTTGACATTGCAAAAAATGGATCTCTCCATTTAATGAAGAAATCAGTCAAAACCAACTATACAAAGGAGCTGTTTCAGGCAAGACGATATCTGATGGATGAAGTCGGCTTTTTTCGACCGGTAACAGATCAGATCGTTCATGTATTGCATGGGAAAAAAGAGTTAACCATTCTGGATGCAGGGTGCGGTGAAGGGACGCATCTGACGTACATTCTGAAAAAATGTATAGAGAATCAATTCACAGGAATCGGGATGGACCTTGCAAAGGATGGTATCCAGACAGCGGCGAGCCATGATGAATCAGCATTGTGGATAACCGCGGACCTGGCAAAAGCCCCTGTGGAAAACGAATCCATTGATGTTATTTTAAATATTTTATCCCCGGCAAACTATCGTGAATTCAGCCGGTTATTAACAAAGAGTGGTCGGGTTATCAAGGTTGTCCCCAGGAAAGATTATTTAAAAGAGCTGCGTCACCATTACTTTAGTGAGGAATACTCAAAAGAAGAAACAACGGCAGCCTTTTACGATCAATTTGATGTAGTGGACAAAATCACAGTGCAGCATACTCAACAGCTTGATCATGCGGGCATTAATGCTCTTGTCAAAATGACGCCGCTCAGCTGGCGTGCAGATCACGACAAGGTGCAATCATTTCTGGATAAAACAATGGCGGAAATGACAATCGATGTGGATATTTTAATCGGTGTGAAAAAAGTGGAGCAGGTGGTGTCAGAATGA
- a CDS encoding gluconokinase codes for MAEYVAGIDLGTTSVKAVVFDQSGQVMTQNEVKVETIFGSDGSAEQNPEEVLTAAGQALTEAVQSVDGTVIAAGFSNAMHAILCMDEEGNALSNAWIWSDRRAHAEADGLLKGEGLKLFQKSGTPIHPMSPFIKLLWMKNNQYKPYLNAAKYISLKEYILWHWFGTEVVDFATACATGLMDIEKKTWDEELLQLAGIQDGQLFDIVSPDTVLGHVSKRVSEQTGIPETISFVIGAADGQLATLGSGAVEQGEMTISAGTSAAVRQWTNGFQTQESHAAFCYLFDQQHSIVGGASNNGGVVIEWLKKTLNAPEDFQAFLEKGFTAAPGSNGLLFLPFINGERAPLWDAQATGEFAGLSITHQQHDLIRAVLEGVTLNLYHITEELGKSVPPAHTIYVNGGLARSDQWLQLVADIFGKKVIVTETHHTAAWGAAWTAMVGLGMQHHYQEIKSTLTFQEPVLPDMEQHRFYQGVYGRYKERVALRMR; via the coding sequence GTGGCAGAATATGTGGCGGGAATTGACCTTGGGACGACGAGTGTAAAAGCCGTTGTATTTGATCAGAGCGGCCAAGTGATGACTCAGAATGAAGTGAAAGTAGAAACGATTTTCGGTTCTGATGGTTCAGCTGAGCAAAATCCTGAAGAGGTACTGACTGCAGCGGGACAAGCATTAACTGAGGCGGTTCAGTCAGTGGACGGCACAGTCATCGCGGCCGGATTCTCAAATGCGATGCACGCTATTTTGTGTATGGATGAAGAGGGAAATGCATTGTCAAACGCCTGGATCTGGTCGGATCGGAGGGCACACGCGGAGGCAGATGGTCTTTTAAAAGGAGAGGGACTGAAGCTGTTTCAGAAATCAGGTACACCGATTCATCCAATGTCCCCTTTTATCAAATTGCTCTGGATGAAGAATAATCAATATAAGCCTTATTTGAACGCTGCTAAATACATATCTTTAAAGGAATATATTTTATGGCACTGGTTTGGGACAGAAGTAGTTGATTTTGCGACAGCGTGTGCAACGGGCCTGATGGATATTGAAAAGAAAACATGGGATGAGGAGCTTTTGCAGCTTGCAGGGATTCAGGACGGTCAGCTTTTTGACATTGTGTCCCCTGATACCGTGCTTGGACATGTAAGTAAGCGGGTTTCAGAACAGACCGGAATCCCGGAAACGATATCATTCGTGATCGGCGCGGCGGATGGACAGCTTGCGACACTTGGAAGCGGTGCTGTAGAGCAGGGAGAAATGACGATTTCAGCCGGAACGAGTGCTGCAGTCAGACAATGGACAAATGGTTTTCAGACACAGGAAAGTCATGCTGCCTTCTGCTATTTATTTGATCAGCAACATTCCATTGTTGGCGGGGCTTCAAACAATGGTGGTGTCGTGATCGAATGGCTCAAAAAGACGCTGAATGCACCGGAGGATTTTCAGGCGTTTTTAGAAAAGGGCTTTACCGCAGCGCCTGGTTCGAATGGACTTCTGTTCCTTCCATTTATCAATGGAGAAAGAGCCCCATTATGGGACGCGCAGGCAACAGGCGAGTTTGCTGGCTTATCCATTACACATCAGCAGCACGATTTGATTCGTGCTGTCCTTGAAGGAGTCACGCTGAATCTTTATCACATTACAGAAGAACTCGGAAAGTCGGTCCCGCCGGCCCACACGATCTATGTTAATGGGGGACTGGCAAGATCCGATCAATGGCTTCAGTTAGTGGCAGATATTTTCGGTAAAAAAGTGATCGTCACAGAAACGCATCACACAGCTGCTTGGGGAGCAGCCTGGACGGCGATGGTTGGTCTGGGCATGCAACATCATTATCAGGAGATTAAATCCACGCTTACTTTTCAGGAACCGGTCCTGCCGGATATGGAACAGCACCGATTCTATCAGGGGGTCTATGGCAGGTATAAGGAGCGGGTGGCGTTGCGCATGAGGTAA
- a CDS encoding YvrJ family protein, with the protein MEQWITLISDVGFPIIVTLYLLHRIEAKLEAVIQSIHGLTERSQ; encoded by the coding sequence GTGGAACAGTGGATCACGCTTATCAGTGATGTTGGATTCCCGATCATTGTCACGCTTTATCTCCTTCACCGGATCGAAGCGAAACTTGAGGCGGTTATTCAATCCATACACGGCTTGACGGAGCGAAGCCAGTGA